In Streptomyces sp. HUAS ZL42, the DNA window AGCACCCCCGCACTGGAGGCGAGCCCGTGCCCGGCCCGGGTGAGCACGGCCGCCGAGGCGAGTACGAAGCCGGTGAACATCGACCCGCACGCGCCGAGCGCCACGCGCGCGGGAGGCCAGTTGTGCATGAGGAACCCGGTCAGCGCGGCCGCCAGCACGCTCAGCAGCACCTCGAGGCCGTCCATCACCTCCGCGGCGGCACAGGCGCCCACCCCGAAGGCGGTGACGACGCCGACGGTGCCCGCGAGCGCATCGGCGTGGTCGAGCGCCCTGAATCCGACGACCACGAAGACGATCCAGCCGACGGCCAGCAGCCCGGCGGGCAGCCCGGTCTCGTCGTACGGCACCACACAGGCCGCCGCGACCGCCGTACCGCCGGCCAGGACCCGCGTTCCGACCCGCCGCACGTCGGCCATCAGCCCGAGGCCGGCGACGGCCGCCCCGGCGACCAGCAGTTCCCTGATGGCGGACCCCAGGGGCGCCACACCCGTCCAGTCGCCCGCCGCCGTCACGAGACAGGTGGCGAGCACGACGGCGGCCCCGCACACCGGAAGGGGCCGCTGCCGCCGCGGCCGGCGGTCGGCGTCCCGCAGGCGCCGGGCGGGCAGGCTTCGCACGGCCGTGAGCACGGCGGAGAGCAGCAGGGCGGCGGTGGCGGCGGTGATCCCGTAGAGCACAGCTATAAATTAAGCGGGATGTCATGATTTGCGGTGAATAACACCACCCACTCGGCGCGCCGCCCGCGCACCCAGACTGAGGGCCGCCTCAGTAGCACAGATCACCGACCACCCGGCTACAGTGCAGCGCAAGATGGGGGTAGTCTCAGAGGACCGCATAAGTTACCGCTTAGTAATCTCGAGGGCTCACCGCGGATCGCCTCCGCGGACACCCTCGACGAACCCCTCGCAGGCCCGAGGAGCCCCGAAATGCAACTCGCCGCGATCATCGTGTCGCTGGTCCTGACCGTGGTCGGCGTTGCGCTGCTCGCACGCGCCATCGGCCAGTTCGTCCGGTACTTCAAGCTCGGCCAGCCGATGCCGGCCGGCGCCCGGACCGACAACCCCTACCAGCGCAGCGTGACGCTCGTGAAGGAGTTCCTCGGCCACACGCGGATGAACCGCTGGGGCATCGTGGGCGTCGCCCACTGGTTCGTGGCGATCGGCTTCCTGACGCTGCCGCCGACCCTGGCGCAGGCGTTCGGCCAGCTCTTCC includes these proteins:
- a CDS encoding MraY family glycosyltransferase; amino-acid sequence: MLYGITAATAALLLSAVLTAVRSLPARRLRDADRRPRRQRPLPVCGAAVVLATCLVTAAGDWTGVAPLGSAIRELLVAGAAVAGLGLMADVRRVGTRVLAGGTAVAAACVVPYDETGLPAGLLAVGWIVFVVVGFRALDHADALAGTVGVVTAFGVGACAAAEVMDGLEVLLSVLAAALTGFLMHNWPPARVALGACGSMFTGFVLASAAVLTRAGHGLASSAGVLFALTAVASADVVLVVLSRRLAGRPLLRGGSDHLAHRLRRIGLTPQGATVLLGIGAFCGVGVGVLVHMGWVGASALFWVAGGALVVVFALLRVKPLGPRYGTRRVTSSQVSPQLRVRNG